From the Candidatus Krumholzibacteriota bacterium genome, one window contains:
- a CDS encoding STAS domain-containing protein codes for MKIKKNEKDGVVVLNLSGEMHGGQKNLELVDIVKDLAAQKKLDIVANLSKVKWISSTGLGILVSARSHLAKEGGMIKLCKPNDRILGILQVTRLNMIFDVYDSEEEAIESFKD; via the coding sequence ATGAAAATCAAAAAAAATGAAAAAGACGGAGTTGTTGTTCTTAACCTTTCAGGTGAAATGCATGGGGGGCAGAAGAATTTAGAGCTTGTTGATATTGTTAAAGATCTTGCCGCCCAGAAGAAACTCGATATTGTGGCAAACCTTTCGAAGGTTAAATGGATTTCGAGTACAGGGCTTGGGATTCTCGTCTCGGCTCGATCTCACCTTGCTAAAGAAGGCGGAATGATCAAACTCTGCAAACCGAATGATAGAATCCTGGGTATTCTGCAGGTAACCCGGCTTAACATGATATTTGATGTTTACGACTCTGAAGAAGAGGCAATAGAGAGTTTCAAGGACTAG
- a CDS encoding STAS domain-containing protein: protein MLTINTRLEDDVMIVGLKGQIDGGPESQGIQDIVKKSISEGNVNIIFDISEIKWINSLGAGVLIASYASARRNDGYINLVGISDRVKVVLRTCGLIPALFQEFENIENAVEDFKS from the coding sequence ATGTTGACCATCAATACAAGACTGGAAGATGATGTGATGATTGTTGGATTAAAGGGCCAGATTGATGGCGGCCCAGAATCCCAGGGTATACAGGATATTGTTAAAAAATCTATCTCTGAAGGAAATGTAAATATCATCTTTGATATATCCGAAATTAAATGGATTAATTCTCTGGGTGCCGGTGTGTTAATAGCTTCATATGCTTCCGCCAGAAGGAATGATGGGTATATAAATCTTGTTGGAATTTCTGACAGGGTGAAAGTAGTGCTTAGAACTTGCGGGTTGATTCCCGCCCTTTTTCAAGAGTTTGAAAATATTGAAAACGCTGTTGAAGATTTTAAATCATGA
- the rsfS gene encoding ribosome silencing factor, producing MTKIAPKKLAKRVIKLIWNKKADDIVLLNLKKVSNIADYFVICSVSSGTQARVVADVVTEELKKKGISFNVEGYQSPHWILIDSFNVVLHVFQPETRGFYGLEKFWGDAPREEYPDG from the coding sequence TTGACAAAGATTGCGCCGAAGAAACTTGCCAAAAGAGTCATAAAGCTTATATGGAATAAGAAAGCTGATGATATAGTTCTTCTTAATCTGAAAAAGGTTTCGAACATAGCGGATTATTTTGTGATTTGTTCCGTTTCAAGCGGCACTCAGGCTCGTGTCGTCGCAGATGTCGTTACCGAGGAGTTGAAGAAAAAAGGCATTTCATTCAATGTTGAAGGATATCAGTCTCCCCACTGGATATTAATAGATAGTTTTAATGTTGTGCTTCATGTTTTTCAGCCGGAGACGAGGGGTTTCTACGGACTTGAAAAGTTTTGGGGAGACGCGCCCAGGGAGGAATATCCGGATGGTTAA
- the argS gene encoding arginine--tRNA ligase has translation MVKKAGFEDVRVRERITEMLFESVKQLDLDIERDEIQLERPKELGNGDLSSNIALVTAGKIKSNPRKLAEIIIDKISSDPDFISGIEVAGPGFINFFFSVNYLKYQVLKINREQESYGNLDIGKGKKVQIEFVSANPTGPLVLVSARAAAVGSTLVRLYSKAGFEVDAEYYLNDSGNQVHKLGLSLMARFRQNFGEDAKIPEDGYPGEYLIEIARQVPKREGMEWLGLEDDRGAAKFADFALERMVELIKKDLEVFGVSFDQFFAESTLHRAEGEVDQALEIMKDNGFVYENDDALWFRSTDFGDEKDRVVIRSDKSPTYFLADAAYHLNKFRRGYDRVIDIFGPDHHGHIQRLKAASSVFGAKEDWLEILTVQWVRLIEEGKEISMSKRRGEYITLNDLISDVGRDAAKFFFLMRKNNAHMDFDLSLARKRSDENPVYYVQYAHARISSVISFAKENDVEFPEDFDCVELLDEPEELDLIRKLIVFPQLVEGAVLMNDPNRLTTYTREIASSFHHFYHICRIISDNNRLSQARLLLSEATRIVLAESLRLIGVAAPRKM, from the coding sequence ATGGTTAAGAAGGCGGGTTTTGAGGATGTAAGGGTCAGAGAGAGAATAACCGAAATGCTCTTTGAATCGGTAAAGCAACTTGACCTTGACATTGAAAGAGATGAAATTCAGCTCGAACGGCCGAAGGAACTCGGCAATGGTGATTTAAGCAGTAATATTGCCCTGGTTACAGCCGGAAAGATAAAGAGTAATCCAAGAAAACTTGCTGAAATCATTATTGATAAAATTTCATCAGATCCTGATTTTATAAGTGGAATTGAAGTAGCAGGGCCGGGGTTTATAAATTTTTTCTTTTCCGTTAATTACCTTAAATACCAGGTGTTAAAAATAAACAGAGAACAAGAGTCGTACGGCAATCTGGATATTGGAAAGGGAAAAAAGGTACAGATAGAATTCGTTTCCGCGAATCCAACGGGACCGCTTGTACTTGTTTCAGCCAGAGCCGCCGCCGTTGGAAGTACTCTTGTCCGTTTGTACAGTAAAGCGGGATTTGAAGTTGATGCTGAATACTATCTTAACGATTCCGGAAATCAGGTCCACAAACTGGGGCTTTCTCTTATGGCCAGATTCAGACAGAACTTCGGAGAGGATGCCAAGATACCTGAGGATGGATATCCCGGTGAGTATTTGATAGAGATCGCGAGGCAGGTTCCTAAGCGTGAAGGAATGGAGTGGCTGGGCTTAGAGGATGACAGGGGGGCCGCAAAATTCGCCGATTTCGCGCTTGAAAGAATGGTGGAACTGATAAAAAAAGACTTGGAAGTTTTCGGGGTTTCCTTCGATCAATTCTTCGCCGAATCAACTCTTCATCGGGCAGAGGGGGAAGTTGATCAAGCCCTTGAAATCATGAAAGATAATGGTTTTGTCTATGAAAATGATGACGCTCTCTGGTTTCGTTCAACTGATTTCGGGGATGAGAAGGACAGAGTTGTAATTCGAAGTGATAAAAGCCCGACTTATTTTCTGGCCGACGCGGCATACCATCTCAATAAGTTTCGGCGGGGCTATGATCGAGTAATTGACATATTCGGACCTGATCATCACGGACACATACAGAGATTGAAGGCCGCTTCTTCCGTCTTCGGAGCTAAAGAAGATTGGCTTGAGATTCTCACCGTTCAGTGGGTCCGTCTCATAGAAGAAGGTAAAGAAATCAGTATGTCCAAGCGCAGGGGCGAATATATCACTCTCAATGATCTTATCTCAGATGTCGGAAGGGACGCGGCTAAATTCTTTTTTCTTATGAGAAAGAATAACGCTCATATGGATTTTGATCTATCCCTGGCCAGAAAGAGATCTGATGAAAATCCTGTTTATTATGTTCAATACGCCCACGCGAGGATATCAAGCGTTATATCTTTCGCGAAAGAGAATGATGTCGAATTCCCCGAAGATTTTGATTGTGTAGAATTGCTTGATGAACCGGAAGAGTTGGATTTGATCCGTAAGCTTATTGTGTTCCCCCAGCTTGTCGAGGGGGCTGTTCTAATGAACGATCCAAATCGCCTGACAACCTACACGAGGGAGATTGCCTCCTCCTTTCACCATTTCTATCATATCTGCAGGATTATTTCAGATAACAACAGATTGAGTCAGGCCCGGTTATTGCTCTCGGAGGCAACGAGAATAGTTCTGGCTGAATCGTTGAGGTTAATTGGAGTTGCCGCTCCCCGGAAAATGTAA
- the tatC gene encoding twin-arginine translocase subunit TatC — protein MLSDGDKSEKLIEMGLLDHLEELRSGLISVIAVWLGVSIILWFFSDHLIDFLLAGIPLESLYFNAPAEAFMTRMKLSFIVGFLVSFPYILFRIWAFVSPGLFSSEKRVVFPFIFPSTLLFYLGVCFAYWIMIPVVLDFLIKFGTDMLSPLISVGKYFNFVGRLCFTFGIVFQLPLAIIYLVISGAVSPGKLLRQWRWVVLVIFIVGAFLTPPDPVSQLLMALPLIVLFFASVALSIFIRKSGGKDG, from the coding sequence ATGTTGTCTGATGGAGATAAGAGTGAAAAACTTATAGAGATGGGGCTCCTCGATCACCTTGAGGAACTGAGATCCGGGTTAATATCTGTCATAGCTGTGTGGCTCGGAGTTTCTATAATTCTGTGGTTTTTTTCAGACCATTTAATCGATTTTCTCCTGGCAGGTATCCCCTTAGAAAGCCTCTATTTCAACGCACCCGCGGAAGCTTTTATGACACGCATGAAGCTCAGTTTTATCGTGGGGTTCCTAGTGTCTTTTCCCTATATTTTGTTCCGAATATGGGCTTTTGTATCGCCGGGATTGTTTTCAAGTGAAAAAAGAGTAGTATTTCCCTTTATTTTTCCTTCAACCTTGCTTTTCTATCTTGGTGTTTGTTTCGCGTACTGGATTATGATTCCCGTAGTGCTGGATTTCCTCATTAAATTCGGAACTGATATGCTGTCGCCCCTTATTTCTGTTGGAAAATATTTTAATTTCGTCGGGAGATTATGTTTTACTTTCGGTATTGTGTTTCAGCTGCCTCTGGCGATTATATATCTTGTAATTTCCGGAGCTGTCTCTCCGGGGAAATTACTAAGGCAGTGGCGGTGGGTGGTACTGGTTATTTTTATAGTAGGGGCTTTTCTAACACCTCCTGATCCCGTATCTCAGCTACTTATGGCCCTGCCGCTTATTGTACTTTTTTTTGCGAGTGTTGCTCTATCGATCTTTATCAGAAAGTCCGGCGGAAAAGATGGGTAA
- a CDS encoding PfkB family carbohydrate kinase, with protein sequence MNLVIVGSVAFDSIETPQRRVEKVLGGSAVYASMAACYQLPVRLVGVAGEDFTPEYIDIISMKNIDITGLEIVEGGKTFFWKGKYGDNPNERETLVTELNVFENFRPALPGGWEKSEWVFLANIDPELQLNLLNQFKGDPFVGCDTMNFWIEGKPGVLSKVLQRVNLLFINDSEARQLSRETDLIRAARRILKLGPEIVVVKKGEHGAFMLTEDFLFISPAYPIDNLLDPTGAGDSFAGGFFGFLAANGDINEKNLRRSMIYGTVLASFTCEDFSVNSIRDINLDMIKERFNRIVDFVKIDKEEI encoded by the coding sequence GTGAATTTGGTTATTGTAGGTTCGGTCGCTTTTGATTCAATAGAGACGCCCCAGAGGCGGGTGGAAAAAGTTCTCGGCGGGTCTGCCGTATATGCTTCTATGGCAGCGTGTTACCAGTTGCCGGTTAGGCTTGTCGGGGTTGCGGGAGAAGATTTTACCCCTGAATATATCGATATCATTAGCATGAAGAATATTGATATTACCGGTTTGGAGATTGTCGAAGGGGGGAAAACATTTTTCTGGAAGGGAAAGTACGGGGATAATCCTAATGAGCGTGAAACACTTGTGACTGAGCTGAATGTTTTTGAGAATTTCAGGCCGGCACTTCCCGGGGGATGGGAAAAAAGCGAGTGGGTTTTTCTGGCTAACATCGATCCCGAACTTCAGCTTAATCTTTTGAATCAATTTAAAGGCGATCCCTTCGTCGGGTGTGACACGATGAATTTCTGGATTGAAGGAAAGCCCGGGGTTCTTTCCAAAGTGCTTCAGAGGGTGAATTTGCTTTTTATAAATGACAGCGAGGCGCGTCAGTTGAGTCGTGAAACAGATTTGATCAGAGCAGCGCGGAGAATTCTTAAGCTGGGTCCCGAGATTGTGGTTGTAAAAAAAGGGGAACATGGAGCCTTTATGCTGACAGAGGATTTCCTTTTTATTTCTCCCGCTTACCCTATTGATAATTTGCTTGATCCGACAGGAGCCGGGGACAGCTTCGCCGGCGGTTTTTTTGGGTTTTTAGCCGCAAATGGAGATATAAATGAGAAAAATCTACGTCGGTCGATGATTTATGGCACGGTTTTAGCGAGTTTTACGTGTGAAGACTTTTCTGTGAACAGTATCCGGGATATTAATCTGGATATGATAAAGGAGCGTTTCAATAGAATAGTTGATTTTGTCAAAATTGATAAGGAGGAAATATAG
- a CDS encoding polyprenyl synthetase family protein — protein MPEHTDRIKIDSIKSAVKSELDSLEKRLKSFVSTDVPLLDEICASLNRNPGKRLRPNILFLAARNAGADPEKSVTAGFAVELIHTATLIHDDIIDSHDFRRGHPTVSSKWGRDIATITGDYLYSRAFSCLSNENLWGVISILSHAANEMSLGEMLQFQHKKNVDISEKIYLNMIGKKTASLFAASCEAGALLGENGNGNRNSFSSFGENIGLAYQITDDLFDYLAAEESLGKPVAVDLVDGKITLPFITSYKNAPNHVRRRIGDMLREGFDRDRGWNEMLSFIENYGGVEYSVEKAKALSRKAKTFLSPLAASPEIDLLCYAADYIVERVVPYSG, from the coding sequence TTGCCGGAGCACACCGATCGGATTAAAATTGATTCCATAAAATCAGCTGTTAAATCTGAGCTTGATTCCCTCGAAAAAAGACTTAAATCCTTTGTCAGTACTGATGTTCCCCTGTTGGATGAAATATGTGCCTCGTTAAACAGAAATCCCGGCAAGAGATTGCGTCCCAATATCCTCTTTCTCGCGGCCAGAAATGCCGGAGCCGATCCGGAAAAATCTGTCACAGCGGGCTTTGCGGTTGAGCTAATCCACACTGCCACTTTAATTCACGATGATATCATAGATTCTCATGATTTCCGCCGCGGCCATCCTACTGTCAGTTCGAAGTGGGGTAGGGATATAGCTACTATAACGGGGGATTATCTGTATTCGAGAGCTTTTTCATGTTTGAGTAACGAGAATCTCTGGGGGGTTATCTCTATCCTGTCCCACGCGGCAAATGAGATGAGCCTGGGAGAAATGCTGCAGTTTCAGCATAAAAAAAATGTAGATATAAGCGAGAAGATCTATTTGAATATGATAGGCAAAAAAACGGCTTCTCTGTTTGCGGCTTCATGTGAAGCCGGAGCCCTTCTGGGAGAAAACGGAAACGGAAATAGAAACAGCTTCTCCTCGTTCGGAGAGAATATAGGGCTGGCTTATCAGATAACAGATGACCTTTTTGATTATCTGGCCGCCGAAGAATCTCTCGGCAAACCTGTGGCTGTGGATCTTGTAGATGGCAAGATTACACTACCGTTTATTACTTCATATAAGAACGCTCCCAACCATGTCAGGCGAAGGATAGGCGATATGTTACGCGAGGGGTTTGACAGAGATCGCGGTTGGAATGAAATGCTTTCGTTTATAGAAAATTACGGGGGAGTGGAATATTCGGTAGAAAAGGCCAAAGCTCTCAGCAGAAAGGCTAAAACCTTTTTAAGTCCTTTAGCAGCATCTCCTGAAATAGATCTCTTATGTTATGCTGCTGATTACATTGTGGAAAGAGTTGTCCCTTATTCGGGGTAG
- a CDS encoding HD-GYP domain-containing protein encodes MTSTRFNGGGVRKGKDFPGTILSIGIEKNSWGFKLYYTAFILAGAAALLYFIQGLPANPWGNIFFFVFLIIVTDFAQVTLPSGGSSISTSSAIDFAGIVLFGPAVIVVAEAIAILVTEGILERKPLKKLAFNIPLLVITVGTAGYVYRLFGSMGTPDSPFFLVPLLAAGVVYYLVNTWSISLIIAFDDRKNPFYVWKQNYMWYFFHIFAFLPIAAVIALLYSNIGEWTIALFIIPLFLARYSFQLYLDMKETNIETVAALTSAIDASDAFTHGHSSRVSKYALRVAEHMGWSSKNIETLQYAALLHDVGKIAVSNDVLHKIGPLTDDDWHALRSHPDIGADIVKRLKFLKDAAGIIRCHHERPDGMGYPRGLKEDEIPMGAHILNVVDAFDAMTSDRPYRKALPLEKVIEELETHRGTQFQKDIADLILYLYRDGKFSILSESNKRAEESKVIRDRVKV; translated from the coding sequence ATGACTTCCACAAGGTTTAACGGGGGGGGAGTAAGAAAAGGAAAGGATTTTCCCGGTACTATCTTGAGTATAGGAATTGAAAAAAACAGCTGGGGATTCAAATTATACTACACGGCTTTTATTTTAGCCGGAGCGGCCGCGTTATTGTATTTTATTCAAGGATTACCAGCTAATCCCTGGGGAAATATATTTTTCTTTGTATTTTTAATCATTGTGACCGATTTTGCCCAGGTCACATTGCCAAGCGGCGGATCGTCTATTTCAACATCTTCTGCTATTGATTTCGCGGGTATTGTCCTGTTCGGGCCTGCCGTAATTGTCGTAGCAGAAGCAATTGCCATTCTGGTTACCGAAGGCATTCTGGAGCGCAAACCGCTTAAAAAATTGGCATTCAATATCCCGCTTCTTGTAATTACCGTGGGAACTGCCGGTTATGTCTACAGGCTTTTTGGAAGTATGGGGACCCCTGATTCTCCGTTCTTTCTGGTGCCCCTCCTGGCGGCCGGTGTAGTATATTACCTGGTAAACACATGGTCTATATCACTGATAATTGCCTTTGATGACAGGAAGAATCCTTTTTATGTATGGAAGCAGAATTATATGTGGTACTTCTTCCATATTTTTGCCTTTCTTCCAATCGCGGCCGTGATAGCGCTCCTTTATTCTAATATTGGAGAGTGGACTATCGCGCTGTTTATAATCCCCCTCTTTCTCGCACGCTATTCTTTCCAGTTGTATTTGGATATGAAGGAGACAAACATTGAAACAGTCGCCGCGCTTACTTCCGCTATTGACGCCTCTGACGCGTTTACTCACGGGCATTCCTCAAGGGTGTCCAAGTACGCGCTGAGAGTAGCTGAACATATGGGATGGTCATCTAAGAATATAGAAACACTTCAATATGCCGCTCTATTGCATGATGTAGGCAAGATAGCGGTTAGTAACGACGTTCTTCACAAGATCGGTCCGCTGACCGATGATGACTGGCACGCACTTCGTTCTCATCCCGATATAGGGGCTGATATCGTTAAAAGGCTGAAATTCCTAAAGGATGCGGCCGGAATTATACGCTGCCATCACGAGCGCCCCGATGGCATGGGGTATCCCCGCGGCCTGAAGGAGGATGAGATTCCTATGGGGGCGCATATTCTGAATGTTGTAGACGCCTTCGACGCGATGACTTCCGATCGTCCTTACAGAAAGGCACTTCCGCTGGAGAAGGTGATTGAAGAGCTGGAGACCCACAGAGGGACACAGTTTCAGAAAGATATTGCTGATCTGATTCTTTATCTCTACCGCGACGGAAAGTTTTCTATACTTTCTGAATCCAACAAGAGAGCAGAAGAGAGCAAAGTGATTAGGGATAGAGTAAAGGTCTAA
- the nrdR gene encoding transcriptional regulator NrdR, translating into MRCPACGNEEDKVVDSRSTRDNSAIRRRRECLACGYRFTTYESVEQRPVMVVKKDGSRERYSRDKMLDGILRACEKRPISIETLEKLVDEVERSVSSSIRDEIPTEELGNEIMKRLVSVDQVAYVRFASVYRDFKDISQFLMELKVLLGKSK; encoded by the coding sequence TTGCGTTGTCCCGCGTGCGGTAATGAAGAAGACAAGGTCGTTGACAGCAGATCCACCCGCGATAATTCGGCTATCAGAAGGCGCCGGGAATGTCTAGCCTGCGGTTATAGATTCACCACCTACGAAAGCGTTGAGCAGAGACCTGTTATGGTCGTTAAGAAAGACGGCAGCAGGGAGCGTTATTCAAGAGACAAAATGCTGGACGGCATTCTAAGAGCGTGTGAAAAACGGCCGATCTCAATCGAAACACTCGAAAAATTGGTAGATGAAGTTGAGCGTTCAGTCTCAAGCAGCATAAGGGATGAAATTCCAACCGAAGAACTGGGCAACGAGATTATGAAGAGACTTGTATCTGTCGATCAGGTTGCTTATGTGCGCTTTGCGTCAGTCTACCGGGATTTTAAGGATATTTCCCAGTTTCTAATGGAATTGAAGGTGCTCCTGGGAAAGAGTAAATAG
- the purM gene encoding phosphoribosylformylglycinamidine cyclo-ligase has product MNSKYGESGVDIDAAGRALKDVSGMIKNTWSGNVLSETGNFGGLFRMPDEYSEPVLVSSVDGVGTKLKVAYMSGRHGTVGEDLVNHCVNDILVQGAVPLFFLDYIGCGKLNREIMTSVISGFARGCKNNGCSLIGGETAEMPGIYTDEEYDLAGSIVGVVEKSDIIDGSGIKSGDSVWAFPSSGLHTNGYSLARKIIFEDENMGLDDILPGTGKKVADELLEVHRSYLSEFRALSESVSINGLVHITGGGIIDNIPRVLPEGVSVEIDTSTWDVPNLFQFLAERGEVSDDEMFRVFNMGLGMLVIIPSRDNGEILRTEGLRWPPFHVGEVIKGDGGVYLK; this is encoded by the coding sequence GTGAATTCGAAGTACGGAGAATCCGGTGTTGATATTGATGCCGCCGGCAGAGCTCTGAAAGATGTCAGCGGTATGATTAAAAATACCTGGAGCGGGAATGTTCTTTCAGAGACCGGTAATTTCGGCGGATTGTTTAGAATGCCGGATGAATATTCTGAACCTGTTCTTGTTTCAAGTGTGGATGGCGTGGGTACAAAGCTTAAAGTAGCTTATATGTCAGGCAGACATGGTACGGTGGGAGAAGATTTGGTAAATCATTGTGTAAACGACATACTTGTCCAGGGAGCTGTTCCCCTGTTCTTCCTTGATTATATTGGATGCGGTAAGCTGAACCGGGAAATTATGACCAGTGTTATCTCGGGGTTTGCCAGAGGGTGTAAAAATAACGGCTGTTCTTTAATTGGCGGAGAGACAGCCGAAATGCCTGGGATTTATACCGATGAGGAATATGACCTGGCCGGATCTATCGTCGGTGTTGTTGAAAAATCAGATATTATTGACGGAAGCGGGATTAAATCCGGAGATTCCGTTTGGGCTTTCCCGTCGAGCGGTCTTCATACTAACGGTTATTCACTGGCGAGAAAGATTATCTTTGAGGATGAGAATATGGGTCTGGACGATATTTTGCCGGGTACCGGAAAGAAGGTGGCGGATGAACTTCTCGAAGTCCACCGCAGCTACCTAAGTGAGTTCAGGGCTTTGTCAGAGAGTGTGAGTATCAACGGCTTGGTTCACATAACCGGCGGTGGTATAATTGACAATATTCCAAGGGTTTTACCGGAAGGTGTCTCAGTTGAAATTGATACTTCAACCTGGGATGTTCCAAACCTTTTTCAGTTTTTAGCGGAGCGCGGTGAAGTCTCGGACGATGAAATGTTCAGAGTCTTTAATATGGGCCTCGGAATGCTTGTGATTATTCCTTCCCGCGATAACGGGGAAATACTGCGTACCGAAGGACTTCGTTGGCCCCCTTTCCATGTTGGCGAGGTTATTAAGGGTGACGGCGGGGTTTATTTAAAATAA
- a CDS encoding cytidine/deoxycytidylate deaminase family protein: MSRPAWDEYFMKITRLVAERSTCLRRQVGAIIVIRKRIISTGYNGAPKGIEHCLDIGCLRVKMGIPSGERQELCRGVHAEQNAIIQAAGGGIDMEGATMYCTDSPCSTCSKMIINAGIKKLVLGRKYPDKLGEQLINAAGIETVYLTPVTEEENKP; encoded by the coding sequence ATGAGCAGACCAGCCTGGGATGAATATTTTATGAAGATAACCCGTCTTGTCGCTGAACGTTCGACATGTTTAAGGCGTCAGGTGGGAGCTATTATAGTAATAAGGAAAAGGATAATTTCAACAGGTTATAACGGAGCTCCCAAAGGAATAGAGCATTGCCTGGATATAGGGTGTCTGCGGGTAAAAATGGGAATTCCGTCGGGTGAAAGACAGGAATTGTGTAGAGGTGTCCACGCTGAACAGAACGCTATAATTCAAGCGGCCGGCGGAGGCATAGATATGGAAGGGGCTACGATGTACTGCACAGATTCTCCGTGTTCGACCTGTTCTAAGATGATTATTAATGCGGGTATCAAGAAATTGGTTCTCGGAAGGAAATATCCCGATAAACTGGGGGAACAGCTAATTAATGCGGCGGGGATTGAAACAGTGTATTTAACGCCTGTTACGGAGGAAGAGAATAAACCGTAG
- the amrS gene encoding AmmeMemoRadiSam system radical SAM enzyme codes for MDKKEALYYSKSEGNIVKCHLCPHECVIREGNRGRCRVRENTGGELFTLSYGRTVTVNLDPIEKKPLFHFMPSSRILSIGPNGCTFTCKNCQNWNISQEEMPTRYISPRELIELAEKENSVGVAFTYTEPLVWYEYLLDVLPLLKEEGLKSVVITNGFINEKPALELAGMVDGFNIDLKSFNNDFYRKYCGGEVEYVKNFIEIASSVSHVEVTNLLIPGLNDSPQEIEDMCEWLSRVSREIPVHFSRFFPHYRMNDRPPTSAETLQKAYEIGRRYLDYVYIGNIFINGTENTYCPECGSVVIERSGFSADNFIDSGCCPSCGREIKGVWS; via the coding sequence ATGGATAAAAAAGAAGCTCTATATTACTCAAAATCCGAAGGAAATATTGTAAAATGCCATCTATGTCCCCATGAATGTGTCATCCGGGAAGGAAATAGGGGCAGGTGCAGAGTCAGAGAAAATACAGGGGGCGAGCTTTTTACACTTTCCTACGGCAGAACAGTGACTGTAAATCTGGATCCTATTGAAAAGAAGCCTCTTTTCCATTTTATGCCTTCATCCCGAATACTGTCTATAGGGCCCAATGGATGTACTTTTACATGTAAAAACTGCCAGAACTGGAATATCTCTCAAGAGGAGATGCCGACCCGGTATATTTCCCCGCGAGAGCTAATTGAATTAGCGGAAAAGGAAAATTCAGTCGGAGTTGCTTTTACCTACACTGAGCCTCTTGTCTGGTATGAATATCTGTTGGATGTTTTGCCTTTATTGAAAGAGGAAGGTCTAAAATCAGTGGTTATTACAAACGGATTTATCAATGAAAAACCAGCGTTAGAGCTGGCCGGCATGGTTGACGGATTTAATATAGATCTTAAGAGTTTCAATAATGATTTCTACAGGAAATATTGCGGAGGGGAAGTGGAATATGTAAAAAACTTTATTGAGATAGCTTCATCTGTATCGCATGTTGAAGTTACAAATCTGTTAATCCCCGGATTGAATGACAGTCCTCAAGAGATAGAGGATATGTGCGAATGGCTTTCGCGGGTTTCGAGAGAAATACCTGTTCACTTTTCACGTTTTTTTCCTCACTACAGGATGAATGACAGACCTCCTACTTCCGCTGAAACCCTTCAGAAAGCCTATGAAATTGGAAGAAGATATCTTGATTATGTCTATATTGGTAATATATTCATTAATGGTACTGAAAATACTTATTGCCCGGAGTGCGGAAGTGTTGTGATCGAGCGTTCAGGTTTTTCAGCCGATAATTTTATCGATTCCGGGTGCTGCCCGTCTTGTGGGAGAGAAATAAAGGGGGTCTGGAGTTAA